Proteins from one Mucilaginibacter jinjuensis genomic window:
- a CDS encoding sigma-54-dependent transcriptional regulator: MQQTVLIIDDEKKLCGLLARIIELEGYKALQAYTGKEGLKILANENVQVVLSDVKLPDVNGVELVKQIKEKKPFVEVICLTAYGTIHDGVLAIKNGAFDYITKGDDNDKILPLLAKATEKANLQYKLYQIENKVISQHSFESIIGTSRSIKDAVSLARKVSTTDTTVLLTGETGTGKEVFAQSIHYNSNRKNKSFVAVNCSAFARDILESELFGHKAGAFTGALKDKKGLVEEADGGTLFLDEIGEMSIDLQAKLLRVLESGEFIKVGDTKTQKVNARIIAATNRELQGEINKGHFREDLFYRLSVFTIQLPSLNQRKEDIKPLAEHYLKEFSDKTNRNITGFDANFIPRLETYSWKGNIRELKNLIERAVILCDGNILTVDLLPLDHRLEEESSEAVFEMAVIEKNHIRKILNYTKGNKTEAARLMNIGLTTLYRKIEEYHLV; the protein is encoded by the coding sequence ATGCAACAAACAGTATTAATTATTGATGACGAAAAGAAGTTGTGCGGGTTGCTTGCGCGGATTATTGAATTGGAGGGCTACAAAGCCCTGCAAGCCTATACCGGTAAAGAAGGCCTCAAGATACTGGCTAACGAAAACGTACAGGTTGTACTAAGCGATGTTAAACTGCCCGATGTTAATGGCGTTGAACTGGTAAAACAGATCAAAGAGAAAAAGCCCTTTGTTGAGGTAATCTGCCTCACCGCTTACGGCACCATTCATGATGGTGTTTTAGCCATTAAAAACGGAGCTTTTGACTACATAACCAAAGGCGACGATAACGACAAAATTTTACCCCTGCTGGCCAAAGCAACCGAAAAAGCCAACCTGCAATACAAACTATATCAGATAGAAAACAAGGTTATCAGTCAGCATAGTTTCGAATCTATTATTGGTACTTCGCGCAGCATTAAAGATGCTGTGAGCCTGGCCCGCAAGGTTTCAACAACAGATACTACCGTATTATTAACCGGGGAAACTGGTACAGGTAAAGAAGTTTTCGCACAATCAATCCACTATAACAGCAACCGTAAAAACAAAAGCTTTGTAGCAGTAAACTGCAGCGCCTTTGCACGTGATATTCTGGAGAGCGAATTATTCGGGCATAAGGCGGGTGCTTTTACCGGTGCGCTGAAGGATAAAAAAGGGCTTGTTGAAGAAGCCGACGGCGGTACGCTTTTCCTCGATGAGATCGGCGAAATGAGCATCGATTTACAAGCCAAATTGCTGCGCGTGCTCGAGTCGGGCGAGTTTATTAAGGTGGGCGATACCAAAACTCAAAAGGTAAATGCCCGCATTATAGCCGCCACTAACCGCGAACTACAAGGCGAGATAAACAAAGGTCATTTTCGTGAGGATCTTTTCTATAGACTTTCTGTATTCACTATTCAGCTGCCATCGCTTAACCAGCGTAAAGAGGATATCAAGCCGTTGGCCGAGCATTATCTCAAAGAGTTTTCGGACAAAACCAACCGTAACATTACCGGCTTCGATGCCAATTTTATTCCACGCTTGGAAACTTACAGCTGGAAGGGAAACATCCGTGAGCTAAAGAACCTGATAGAACGTGCTGTAATTTTATGCGATGGCAATATACTAACAGTCGATCTATTACCGCTTGATCATCGCCTGGAAGAAGAATCATCAGAAGCCGTATTTGAGATGGCTGTGATCGAAAAAAATCATATCCGTAAAATCCTTAACTATACCAAAGGCAACAAAACCGAGGCTGCACGATTAATGAATATCGGCCTAACTACTCTTTACCGCAAAATAGAAGAGTATCATTTGGTATAA
- the kdpA gene encoding potassium-transporting ATPase subunit KdpA: protein MNTELFGIVASFVITLVIAIPLGKYLAKMFAGEKVWTDFLKPIETGIFKLSGINPKEPMNWKQFLKAMMTINILWLVYGFFVLIYQDKLPLNPDGNPGQSADLAFNTIISFVVNCNLQHYSGETGATYLTQHFIFMFLHFTSAATGMATAVAVFKAFKDKTTTDLGNFWEFFVKSITRVLLPLSIVVAIILTFNGTPSSYAGKDKFISLQGDTVNVSRGPAAAFIAIKHIGTNGGGWFGANSAHPLENPNYLTNMVEVIAQVILPVAMVLAFGYYIRRKKLAWIIFGVMTTGVFMLMIPTLTSELGGNPLIAKMGVSQVTGAMEGKEVRFGPTATAYWSTMTTVISTGSVNGMHDSTMALTGLWQLLAMMINSLYGGCGVGVLNYFIYLIIAVFISGLMVGRTPEFLGHKVEAREVKIAALITLLSPFLILAGTAISSYVFTNHLGGDWAVKPSTWLNNPGYHGFSEMLYEYTSSNANNGSGFEGLGDGNIFWNVTTGIVLIMGRFLPIIGPVAIAGLLAQKKYIPESAGTLKIDTKTFGLMTFAVIIVLNALSYFPALALGPLAEYFSMLK from the coding sequence ATGAACACTGAACTATTTGGAATAGTAGCCTCGTTTGTAATCACCCTGGTGATTGCCATTCCACTGGGCAAGTACCTGGCAAAAATGTTTGCCGGCGAAAAAGTCTGGACCGATTTTCTGAAACCGATTGAAACCGGAATTTTTAAGCTATCGGGCATCAACCCTAAAGAACCGATGAACTGGAAACAGTTTTTAAAAGCCATGATGACCATCAACATCCTGTGGTTGGTTTACGGTTTCTTTGTTTTAATATACCAGGATAAGCTGCCCCTTAACCCCGATGGTAACCCCGGCCAAAGCGCCGACCTGGCTTTTAACACCATTATCAGCTTCGTGGTAAACTGTAACTTACAGCATTACTCTGGCGAAACCGGTGCTACTTACCTTACCCAGCACTTTATATTTATGTTTCTGCACTTTACCAGTGCTGCAACAGGTATGGCTACTGCGGTTGCCGTATTCAAAGCATTTAAAGATAAAACCACTACAGATCTGGGCAACTTCTGGGAGTTTTTTGTAAAATCAATTACCCGTGTGTTGCTGCCACTATCAATTGTGGTTGCCATTATATTAACTTTTAACGGTACGCCAAGCAGCTATGCAGGTAAAGACAAATTTATATCACTGCAAGGCGATACCGTAAATGTATCACGCGGCCCTGCTGCTGCATTCATTGCCATAAAACACATCGGGACGAATGGTGGCGGTTGGTTTGGCGCCAACTCTGCCCACCCGCTCGAAAACCCTAACTACTTAACCAACATGGTTGAGGTTATAGCGCAGGTAATATTGCCGGTTGCTATGGTATTGGCTTTCGGTTACTACATCCGCCGTAAAAAACTGGCCTGGATCATATTCGGGGTAATGACCACTGGTGTATTTATGCTGATGATCCCAACCCTAACCAGCGAATTGGGTGGTAACCCGCTCATCGCCAAAATGGGTGTAAGCCAGGTTACAGGTGCGATGGAAGGCAAAGAAGTACGTTTCGGCCCTACAGCTACCGCTTACTGGAGCACCATGACCACCGTAATTTCTACTGGTTCTGTAAACGGGATGCATGATAGCACCATGGCCCTAACCGGTTTATGGCAATTGCTGGCTATGATGATTAACTCGCTTTATGGTGGTTGCGGTGTTGGGGTGCTGAACTACTTCATCTACCTAATCATCGCCGTATTTATCTCTGGACTGATGGTTGGCCGTACACCTGAGTTTCTGGGCCACAAGGTTGAAGCTCGTGAAGTAAAGATCGCTGCGCTGATTACCCTGCTAAGTCCGTTCTTGATTTTGGCTGGTACTGCAATTTCCAGCTATGTGTTCACCAACCACCTGGGTGGCGATTGGGCTGTTAAGCCATCAACCTGGTTAAATAATCCAGGCTATCACGGTTTTTCAGAGATGTTGTATGAATACACTTCATCAAATGCCAACAACGGTTCGGGTTTTGAAGGCTTGGGCGATGGTAATATCTTCTGGAATGTAACCACAGGTATAGTGCTCATCATGGGTAGGTTTCTGCCGATTATCGGTCCGGTTGCCATTGCCGGGTTACTGGCTCAGAAGAAATACATCCCTGAAAGTGCCGGTACTTTAAAAATCGATACCAAAACTTTTGGACTGATGACCTTTGCCGTAATCATCGTATTAAACGCCTTATCATACTTCCCTGCACTCGCTTTAGGCCCGTTGGCAGAATACTTCTCAATGCTTAAATAA
- a CDS encoding GLPGLI family protein — protein sequence MKVTLTIIGLLISHLLIAQGVRFTTAGIIEFEKKVNMYAILQKRVNKENESFYAPYIESYKKKNPQFKILKSTLSFSQNKTLFTPIEDETGGTFMGSYSNQPNTIFTDLATKSSTMHKEVFEQAFLVKDSTRKINWKFTSETREIAGYTCRRANALVMDSIYVVAFYTDQIPVSGGPETFTGLPGMILEVALPHENVSWIATKVTDMPVAETALKVPTKGKPVNNRQLKTTLEAALKDWGDYAKETFKALLL from the coding sequence ATGAAAGTTACATTAACCATTATAGGCTTGCTGATAAGCCACCTTTTAATTGCCCAGGGCGTGCGCTTTACCACTGCCGGCATTATTGAGTTTGAAAAGAAAGTAAATATGTACGCAATACTGCAAAAGCGGGTAAATAAAGAAAATGAAAGCTTTTATGCACCATATATAGAAAGCTATAAAAAGAAAAATCCGCAATTTAAGATCTTAAAAAGCACGCTCAGCTTCTCGCAAAATAAAACATTGTTTACACCCATAGAAGATGAAACCGGTGGCACTTTTATGGGAAGCTACAGTAACCAGCCCAATACCATTTTTACCGATTTAGCCACCAAAAGCAGCACAATGCATAAAGAAGTATTTGAACAGGCTTTTTTGGTGAAAGACAGCACCCGTAAAATAAACTGGAAATTCACCAGCGAAACCCGTGAGATAGCCGGATACACCTGTCGCCGTGCTAATGCACTGGTAATGGATTCTATTTATGTGGTTGCATTTTATACCGATCAGATCCCTGTATCGGGCGGGCCGGAGACTTTTACCGGCTTACCGGGTATGATACTGGAGGTGGCTTTACCGCACGAAAATGTATCATGGATTGCCACCAAAGTAACTGATATGCCCGTTGCCGAAACTGCTTTAAAGGTACCCACAAAAGGGAAGCCTGTGAACAATAGGCAGTTAAAAACCACGCTCGAAGCCGCCTTGAAAGATTGGGGCGATTATGCGAAAGAAACATTTAAGGCGCTGCTGTTATAA
- a CDS encoding UBP-type zinc finger domain-containing protein, translating into MNEVCQHINAITEVKTTDTHVCAECIKIGSDWVHLRVCQTCGVTLCCDDSPMKHMTAHYHAEHHPVISSAQPGEKWLWCYPDESFAEYE; encoded by the coding sequence ATGAACGAAGTGTGCCAGCATATTAATGCCATTACCGAAGTAAAAACCACCGATACCCATGTATGTGCCGAGTGCATTAAAATAGGCAGCGACTGGGTACATCTGCGCGTATGCCAAACCTGTGGCGTTACTTTATGCTGCGACGATTCGCCCATGAAGCACATGACGGCGCATTATCATGCTGAGCATCACCCGGTGATCAGCTCGGCCCAACCTGGCGAAAAATGGCTTTGGTGCTATCCTGATGAGTCATTTGCCGAGTACGAATAA
- a CDS encoding outer membrane beta-barrel family protein yields MKITISTLILCFLCSLSIMAQTPYAVKGIAADSSSNLKLHNTSVVILNAKDSTLKAFTRAGTDGSFTVNGLAKGKYILLLTYPNYADYVENFALDSVNHEHSFGNINLLLKSKLLADVIVKGKKAAIKIKGDTTEFNASSYEIQPNSKVEDLLKQLPGIQVDKDGKITAQGQTVNKVLVDGEEFFGDDPTLVTKNIRADMVDKVQLYDKKSDQATFTGIDDGQKTKTLNIKLKADKKNGTFGKADAGVGTDGYYQGQLLYNTFKNKLKFSAYGTISNTSKTGLSWDDSQKLGASNNVEAFDGGFYVTNDDFNSGGYNGEGLPKTRSGGLHFDNKWNADKESINTNYKVSSTDIEGTKNIQTQNSLPTGTINTNSNERFSNNSLRQKLDATYQVALDTTSNLKLSVDGTKKDLDNKSDFDATSLRGNDVMLNKQIRSLTNKGDQDVLNASAFYTKKFKKPSRTLSINLTEAYNKSDTHGYLNSEIDYYNDLGLQDSTQKVNQFKKNDVTTSAFTSNIAYTEPFSKFTSIIINYGIGFNNSNADRRSYNQAGNGLYTDLDSTLSNHYKFNQTINQGGAVFNYKKKKTTFNFGTKVAAVSFNQLNEYNGINFKRSFVNWLPQALYQYKFSQQAGIYLNYNGRTTQPTIDQINPLRVNTDPLNITLGNPLLKPSFRHSFSANYNSYKVLSDQYIYLGGNYSFTTSAIVNNTVTDSAGKSTYQAINLPNKRPANYYLYGNYGRTLFAGINGGININLNGNDSYNYVNNILNASKSQTYSVALNFRKYKAKKYSFYFGGGPNYTISKTSLQSQINNNGRGFTSYGYVDLYLPGKIQISPNVNYEFRAKTETFSDDYHRTLLNATISKAFLKQDNLKFSITGNDLLNQNTGFNRSAFGNQITQTTYTTIKRYFMFSITYDFNKMGGGAPQK; encoded by the coding sequence ATGAAAATCACAATTTCCACCCTGATTCTCTGCTTCCTGTGTTCCTTAAGTATAATGGCCCAAACGCCTTATGCGGTTAAAGGCATCGCGGCAGATAGTTCATCAAACCTAAAATTACATAACACATCTGTAGTAATTTTAAACGCTAAGGACTCTACCTTAAAAGCATTTACACGTGCAGGAACTGATGGTTCTTTTACTGTTAACGGGCTTGCTAAAGGCAAATATATTTTGCTGCTTACTTATCCCAACTATGCAGATTATGTAGAGAACTTTGCTTTAGATTCTGTAAACCATGAGCACAGTTTCGGTAATATCAATCTGCTTTTAAAGTCAAAACTACTGGCCGATGTTATTGTAAAAGGCAAAAAAGCTGCCATTAAAATTAAAGGCGATACGACAGAATTTAATGCCTCGAGTTACGAAATTCAGCCTAACTCGAAGGTTGAAGACCTGTTGAAACAGCTGCCCGGTATACAGGTAGATAAAGACGGAAAAATTACCGCCCAGGGCCAGACCGTAAACAAAGTATTGGTTGATGGCGAAGAGTTTTTTGGTGACGACCCAACGCTCGTTACCAAAAACATCCGTGCCGATATGGTTGATAAAGTGCAACTCTATGATAAGAAAAGCGACCAGGCTACCTTTACCGGTATTGATGACGGGCAGAAGACAAAGACCCTCAACATTAAATTAAAGGCCGATAAAAAGAACGGAACTTTTGGTAAAGCAGATGCCGGTGTAGGTACAGATGGTTATTACCAGGGACAATTATTGTACAATACTTTTAAAAATAAACTGAAGTTTTCGGCTTATGGCACAATCTCCAATACCAGTAAAACAGGTTTAAGCTGGGACGATAGCCAGAAACTTGGGGCATCAAACAATGTTGAGGCTTTTGATGGCGGGTTTTACGTTACCAATGATGATTTTAACAGCGGGGGATATAACGGCGAAGGTTTACCTAAGACACGCTCTGGAGGTTTGCATTTTGATAATAAATGGAATGCGGACAAGGAATCGATCAACACCAATTATAAGGTGAGTTCGACAGATATTGAGGGTACTAAAAACATTCAGACGCAAAACAGCCTGCCAACAGGTACCATTAATACAAACAGCAATGAGCGCTTCAGCAACAACTCTTTGCGGCAAAAACTGGATGCCACTTACCAGGTTGCACTTGATACCACATCAAACTTAAAGCTCTCTGTTGATGGCACGAAGAAGGATCTTGATAATAAAAGCGATTTTGATGCCACCAGCTTAAGGGGTAATGATGTGATGCTGAATAAGCAGATCAGGTCCTTAACCAATAAAGGCGATCAGGATGTGCTTAATGCATCGGCCTTTTATACCAAAAAGTTTAAAAAGCCCAGTCGCACGTTATCTATCAATTTAACAGAGGCCTATAACAAAAGCGATACCCACGGCTATCTTAATTCTGAAATTGATTACTATAATGATCTGGGGCTGCAAGACAGTACCCAAAAGGTTAACCAGTTTAAAAAGAACGACGTAACAACTTCGGCATTTACCAGTAATATAGCTTATACCGAACCTTTCTCGAAATTTACATCCATTATTATTAACTATGGTATTGGCTTTAATAATAGCAATGCCGACAGAAGATCATACAACCAGGCTGGCAATGGTTTATATACCGACCTCGATTCAACCCTCAGTAACCATTACAAGTTTAACCAAACCATTAACCAGGGTGGTGCGGTATTCAACTATAAGAAAAAGAAAACCACCTTTAACTTTGGTACCAAAGTGGCCGCAGTAAGCTTTAACCAGTTGAATGAGTACAATGGCATAAACTTTAAACGCAGCTTTGTAAACTGGTTGCCCCAGGCGCTTTATCAATACAAATTTTCGCAGCAGGCAGGTATTTATTTAAACTATAACGGCCGTACCACGCAGCCAACCATCGATCAGATTAACCCGTTAAGGGTTAATACCGATCCGCTGAACATTACCCTGGGTAACCCGCTGCTTAAACCATCATTCCGCCATAGTTTTAGTGCTAATTATAACTCGTACAAAGTACTAAGCGATCAATATATTTATTTGGGCGGTAACTACTCATTTACTACCAGCGCCATTGTAAATAATACGGTTACAGACTCGGCCGGTAAAAGCACATATCAGGCCATAAACCTGCCTAATAAAAGGCCGGCCAACTACTATTTATACGGTAATTATGGCCGCACGTTATTTGCTGGTATTAACGGGGGAATAAACATTAATCTTAATGGCAACGACTCATATAATTATGTGAATAACATATTAAATGCATCAAAATCTCAAACCTATTCGGTAGCGCTTAACTTTCGTAAATACAAGGCCAAAAAATATAGTTTTTATTTTGGAGGAGGCCCCAATTATACCATCAGTAAAACATCATTACAGAGCCAGATCAATAACAATGGCCGCGGCTTTACATCTTATGGTTATGTAGATCTGTATTTACCCGGCAAAATTCAGATCTCACCTAATGTTAATTACGAGTTTAGGGCCAAAACAGAAACCTTTAGTGATGATTACCACCGTACCCTGCTGAATGCCACGATAAGTAAGGCCTTTCTTAAACAGGATAATTTGAAGTTTTCTATAACAGGGAATGATCTGCTAAACCAAAATACCGGCTTTAACCGCTCGGCCTTTGGTAACCAGATTACCCAAACAACCTATACCACTATTAAAAGATATTTCATGTTCTCTATCACCTATGATTTTAATAAAATGGGTGGCGGTGCACCTCAAAAATAA
- a CDS encoding MFS transporter, which translates to MATVALRSSEGKWIMGSAILASAMAFIDGTALNVILPSLQQSLNASGADLFWILNAYLLMLAALILIGGSLGDQLGRKKVFMIGIFIFIAGSCACGIAGSVTLLILFRIIQGVGGALMIPGSLSLISASIDVKERGKAIGTWSAITTMVTIGGPILGGALGDAGLWRYIFFINIPIGLIALLILGFKVKESRDEDKNRSIDYGGVVTIALGLAMLTFGFLRVPAMGWANWQVYMTITLGVLFLATFIMIEAKSKHPMMPLQLFSNLTFSGANLLTLFLYAGLGAGMLFLSLNLVQVQGYDQLQSGLTFLPFTILMVSVSRFAGALSDKYGPRFLLIGGPATAGLGFLLLSLVKQTNGPHEYWTTFFPCVVVLAIGMSFTVAPLTTAVMGSVSDHFSGTASGVNNAISRIANVFANAIFGALAVLLFSGALQKELKQMPLKEKDKQAVMASAVNLGNAKVPKGIDDSHKSMVIKAYHESFISTYAMILRIAACLGFLAALMAFVFIRNSAVKKAG; encoded by the coding sequence ATGGCAACAGTAGCGCTTCGCAGTTCTGAGGGCAAGTGGATTATGGGCTCGGCCATACTGGCTTCGGCTATGGCTTTTATTGATGGTACTGCTTTAAATGTAATATTGCCATCCCTGCAACAAAGCCTTAATGCTAGCGGAGCAGATCTGTTCTGGATCCTGAATGCTTACCTGTTAATGCTGGCTGCACTGATATTGATCGGAGGTTCACTGGGCGACCAGTTAGGCCGCAAGAAGGTCTTTATGATCGGCATCTTTATTTTTATAGCCGGTTCTTGTGCCTGCGGTATCGCAGGTAGTGTTACGCTGTTGATTTTGTTCCGAATTATACAGGGTGTTGGCGGTGCGCTGATGATACCGGGAAGCTTATCGCTCATTTCAGCTTCGATTGATGTAAAGGAGCGGGGCAAGGCCATCGGCACCTGGTCGGCAATTACCACGATGGTAACCATTGGCGGCCCGATTCTGGGTGGTGCATTGGGCGATGCCGGCTTGTGGCGTTATATCTTCTTCATCAATATACCTATCGGACTGATTGCATTACTCATCCTCGGTTTCAAAGTAAAAGAAAGCCGGGATGAAGATAAAAATCGCAGTATTGATTACGGAGGAGTTGTCACCATTGCACTGGGTTTAGCTATGCTAACTTTTGGTTTTTTACGTGTGCCTGCTATGGGCTGGGCTAACTGGCAGGTATATATGACTATTACTTTAGGCGTACTGTTTTTGGCAACTTTTATTATGATAGAAGCCAAAAGCAAACACCCGATGATGCCTTTGCAGCTATTCAGCAACCTCACATTCAGTGGTGCTAACCTGCTTACACTTTTCCTGTATGCCGGTCTTGGGGCAGGGATGCTGTTTTTATCCCTAAACCTGGTACAGGTGCAGGGGTACGATCAATTACAATCGGGGCTTACTTTTTTGCCTTTTACAATACTCATGGTTAGTGTATCCCGCTTTGCCGGTGCACTGTCTGATAAATATGGTCCGCGTTTCTTACTTATCGGCGGCCCGGCTACGGCAGGTTTGGGTTTCCTGCTGCTTTCATTAGTAAAGCAAACCAACGGGCCGCATGAATATTGGACAACCTTTTTTCCCTGTGTGGTGGTGCTGGCTATCGGCATGTCGTTCACCGTGGCACCGCTTACCACGGCTGTAATGGGTTCTGTGAGCGATCATTTTTCGGGCACGGCATCGGGTGTTAATAATGCTATAAGCCGTATAGCTAATGTTTTTGCCAATGCCATATTTGGTGCACTGGCGGTGCTGCTTTTCTCGGGTGCTTTGCAAAAAGAGCTAAAGCAGATGCCATTGAAAGAGAAAGATAAACAAGCAGTAATGGCATCGGCAGTAAACCTGGGCAATGCCAAAGTACCTAAGGGTATCGACGATAGTCATAAATCTATGGTGATAAAAGCCTATCACGAAAGCTTCATCAGTACCTATGCTATGATACTGCGTATTGCCGCATGTCTCGGTTTTTTAGCAGCTTTGATGGCATTTGTATTTATCAGGAATAGTGCGGTGAAGAAAGCGGGTTAG
- a CDS encoding FAD/NAD(P)-binding protein produces the protein MRTIAIVGGGFAGTMTAVHLMQQADFPLNIILINNRFPLIKGIAYATPYTEHLLNVPVSSISAFSQHTDHFFNWLQQHNDFKDVPAETLKNSFAPRKVYAEYLNTVWTTTLENKSERVIFQLVEDEVINVISNNKGFDIELKNAASIKADYVVLATGNAIPKNIPIADNSFYDSKLYFKNPWDDTCMQDLKSERDILIIGNSLTMIDAVISLQSKGFSKKIYTMSPHGFAIMPDATVPPYDVDILSEISRPYRLYDLVKVINKHIKRCEREGISKVAVVNSIRYQLQNIWFDFTLEDKRYFLKRVSSIWNAWRHRTPAGMYERISKLINSGKLTPITGRLLSLIEKDGYVEATIKDKKASKEITLDVERVINCTGSQIDVNLPGSLLNTLYIKGLIDADPLKISLNADAVTNRVIDRSGNISPNMYTLGNNMKGILWETTGVPEIRAQAENVAVKLLAQIKETNPLSSPHYS, from the coding sequence ATGCGTACTATTGCCATTGTTGGCGGCGGCTTTGCAGGCACCATGACTGCTGTACATTTGATGCAGCAGGCAGACTTTCCTCTGAATATCATCCTTATAAATAACCGCTTCCCGCTTATAAAAGGCATTGCCTACGCTACCCCCTACACCGAACATTTACTGAATGTACCGGTAAGCAGTATCAGTGCTTTTAGCCAGCATACTGATCACTTTTTTAACTGGCTACAGCAACATAATGATTTTAAGGATGTACCTGCTGAAACACTAAAAAATAGTTTCGCCCCCCGAAAAGTTTACGCCGAGTATCTGAATACCGTTTGGACAACAACGCTTGAAAATAAAAGCGAGCGGGTTATTTTCCAGTTGGTAGAAGACGAGGTAATAAACGTAATATCTAATAATAAGGGCTTCGATATCGAACTGAAAAACGCAGCATCCATAAAAGCCGATTACGTGGTTTTAGCTACGGGTAATGCCATACCCAAAAACATTCCTATAGCTGATAATTCATTTTACGACAGCAAACTTTATTTCAAAAACCCCTGGGATGATACCTGCATGCAGGATTTGAAATCGGAACGGGATATTCTGATCATCGGCAATAGCCTCACGATGATTGATGCGGTGATCTCGCTTCAGTCTAAAGGCTTTTCCAAAAAAATCTACACCATGTCGCCGCATGGCTTTGCCATTATGCCAGATGCAACCGTGCCGCCTTATGATGTGGATATACTGAGCGAAATTTCTCGTCCATATCGGTTATATGACCTGGTTAAGGTGATCAATAAACATATCAAACGTTGCGAACGCGAAGGCATCTCCAAAGTTGCCGTTGTAAACTCTATCAGATACCAATTGCAAAATATCTGGTTCGATTTTACGCTCGAAGACAAGCGCTACTTTCTGAAAAGGGTTAGCTCAATATGGAACGCCTGGCGGCACCGTACACCTGCCGGGATGTATGAAAGAATCAGTAAGCTCATTAACTCCGGAAAGCTTACTCCAATTACCGGCCGCCTTTTAAGCCTAATCGAGAAAGATGGTTATGTAGAAGCTACCATTAAGGATAAAAAAGCCAGCAAAGAAATAACGCTCGATGTAGAGCGCGTAATTAACTGCACCGGTTCGCAAATTGATGTAAACCTACCAGGCTCTCTACTGAACACACTATATATTAAAGGTTTAATTGATGCTGATCCTCTAAAAATTTCGCTTAATGCCGATGCCGTAACCAACCGGGTGATTGACCGTAGCGGCAACATCTCGCCCAACATGTACACACTCGGCAATAACATGAAAGGTATTTTGTGGGAAACTACCGGCGTGCCCGAAATACGTGCCCAGGCAGAAAATGTTGCTGTGAAATTATTAGCGCAGATTAAGGAAACTAACCCGCTTTCTTCACCGCACTATTCCTGA
- a CDS encoding YceI family protein: MKKLIYPALIAVVVSLSAFAYFASDWKVKSDAASVKFTSSKADGQFTGLKAEIQFDKAQPEQSKISATIDATSLKTNFFIKTNHAKDAIGADKYATIKFVSTSVSKDGNGYAAKGNLTLKGATKPAVIHFTFEDKGSEGVFKGQFQIHPKEFGIDRAGTPDDVDIELVVPVAKG; encoded by the coding sequence ATGAAAAAACTGATTTATCCTGCACTTATTGCAGTAGTTGTAAGCCTGTCGGCATTTGCGTATTTCGCAAGCGATTGGAAAGTTAAGAGTGATGCCGCCTCGGTAAAGTTTACCAGCAGTAAAGCCGATGGCCAATTTACAGGCTTAAAAGCTGAGATCCAATTTGATAAGGCACAGCCTGAGCAATCCAAAATTTCGGCTACTATTGATGCTACCAGCCTTAAAACAAACTTCTTTATCAAAACTAACCACGCTAAAGATGCCATAGGTGCCGATAAGTATGCAACTATTAAGTTTGTATCAACCTCGGTAAGTAAAGATGGTAACGGTTATGCGGCTAAGGGAAATCTTACCCTTAAAGGAGCAACTAAACCAGCCGTTATTCATTTTACATTTGAAGATAAAGGCAGTGAAGGCGTATTTAAAGGCCAATTTCAAATCCATCCTAAAGAGTTTGGTATAGATAGAGCCGGTACACCAGACGACGTTGATATTGAATTGGTAGTACCAGTTGCCAAAGGATAA
- the kdpF gene encoding K(+)-transporting ATPase subunit F, which yields MIALFVVSIAVFVYMVYVLLKPEKF from the coding sequence ATGATAGCCTTATTTGTTGTTTCCATCGCAGTTTTTGTATACATGGTATACGTGCTGCTTAAACCCGAAAAATTTTAA